The following are encoded together in the Lathyrus oleraceus cultivar Zhongwan6 chromosome 3, CAAS_Psat_ZW6_1.0, whole genome shotgun sequence genome:
- the LOC127128469 gene encoding protein NRT1/ PTR FAMILY 7.1: MEPAGFVAPNAVNSADIEVVEATRENDNHGEVADVKKIKGGWKTAYILLANQALATLAFFGVGVNLVLFLTRVLRQDSADAANAVSLWTGTVYMFSLLGAFLSDSYWGRYLTCTIFQLFFVLGLGLLSLTSWLFLIKPEGCGGEHTTCMEPTSWGVRLFYLSIYMVAFGYGGHQPTLATFGADQFDDKTIKNNNSREAFFSYFYFALNVGSLFSNTVLVYYEDSGMWTMGFGVSLASAVIALISFLAGYRRYRYVQACGNPIVRVIQVFVATARKWKVQPAKGGQLYEVDGVESAIKGSRKIKYTNEFRFMDKAATLTKEGNESESQWRLCTVTQVEEAKCVLRMMPVWLCTIIYSVVFTQMASLFVEQGDVMNNEIGKFHLPAATMSVFDIFSVLLSTGLYRNVLVPLAGKLSGNPKGLSELQRMGVGLIIGMLAMFAAGVTEFERLRRVTPGEKSSSLSIFCQIPQYVLVGASEVFMYVGQLEFFNGQAPDGIKSFGSSLCMASISFGNYFSSIMVKLVMVITARHGEPGWIPNNLNVGHMDRFFFLIAALTALDIFLYVFCARWYKGFAVDETENIESQENNETINRV; encoded by the exons ATGGAGCCCGCAGGATTCGTCGCCCCAAACGCTGTCAATTCGGCTGATATTGAAGTAGTCGAGGCGACGAGAGAAAATGATAACCACGGAGAAGTTGCAGATGTGAAGAAGATTAAAGGAGGATGGAAAACTGCATATATCTTGCTAG CGAATCAAGCATTGGCGACATTAGCATTCTTTGGAGTCGGAGTGAACTTGGTTCTGTTCTTAACGAGAGTTCTTCGTCAAGACAGCGCCGATGCTGCGAATGCGGTTAGCTTGTGGACCGGAACTGTTTACATGTTTTCACTCTTGGGAGCATTTTTGAGTGATTCCTATTGGGGCAGATACTTAACTTGCACTATTTTTCAGCTCTTCTTTGTTCTG GGTTTGGGGCTATTATCGTTGACATCTTGGCTGTTCTTGATAAAACCGGAAGGTTGTGGCGGCGAACATACGACATGCATGGAACCGACTTCGTGGGGAGTACGCCTATTCTATTTGTCGATATATATGGTTGCGTTTGGGTATGGAGGACATCAACCTACCTTAGCGACGTTCGGAGCGGATCAATTTGATGATAAGACTATTAAAAACAATAACTCTAGAGAAGCTTTCTTTAGTTACTTTTACTTTGCACTCAATGTTGGATCACTCTTTTCCAACACTGTTTTGGTTTATTATGAGGATTCAGGTATGTGGACGATGGGATTCGGCGTCTCGTTAGCGTCTGCTGTTATTGCCTTGATTTCGTTCTTAGCGGGATATCGAAGATATAGGTATGTTCAAGCTTGTGGGAATCCGATCGTAAGGGTGATCCAGGTGTTCGTCGCTACCGCAAGGAAGTGGAAGGTTCAACCGGCCAAGGGCGGCCAACTTTACGAGGTTGATGGCGTTGAATCCGCCATCAAAGGAAGCCGAAAGATCAAGTACACCAACGAGTTCAG ATTCATGGACAAGGCGGCGACGCTTACGAAAGAAGGGAATGAATCCGAGAGTCAATGGCGGCTTTGCACGGTGACTCAAGTCGAAGAAGCCAAATGCGTGTTGAGAATGATGCCAGTTTGGCTCTGCACAATTATTTACTCGGTTGTATTCACACAGATGGCGTCTCTTTTCGTCGAACAAGGCGATGTGATGAACAACGAGATAGGAAAGTTTCATTTGCCAGCAGCTACAATGTCGGTGTTTGATATATTCAGTGTCCTTTTAAGCACCGGGCTTTACCGCAACGTCCTTGTTCCCTTGGCCGGAAAGTTAAGCGGCAATCCGAAGGGATTATCCGAGCTTCAAAGAATGGGAGTTGGCCTAATCATCGGAATGTTAGCAATGTTTGCAGCAGGTGTAACGGAGTTTGAACGGCTTAGACGAGTTACGCCCGGAGAGAAATCCAGTTCCTTGAGTATCTTCTGTCAAATTCCACAGTATGTTCTTGTTGGTGCTTCTGAAGTTTTCATGTATGTTGGTCAATTGGAGTTTTTCAACGGACAAGCTCCCGACGGTATAAAAAGCTTCGGGAGTTCGCTTTGCATGGCTTCGATTTCTTTTGGAAACTATTTTAGTAGCATAATGGTGAAGTTGGTGATGGTAATCACCGCAAGACACGGAGAACCGGGATGGATACCGAATAACTTAAACGTAGGACACATGGACAGGTTTTTCTTCCTCATCGCAGCGCTAACTGCTCTTGACATTTTCCTCTATGTGTTCTGTGCTCGGTGGTACAAGGGCTTCGCGGTGGACGAAACTGAGAATATCGAAAGCCAAGAGAACAACGAGACGATTAATCGAGTTTGA
- the LOC127128468 gene encoding putative E3 ubiquitin-protein ligase LIN, which yields MASSLQELLAKEGFKGSSKRVLKSRSSFHHGASSDPLHSLEERLCVSSSERIKTQKAKSKTASRYQISSTNDSKNTRSRDSNNNVFIGNKISHERLKNDETKKNESYDSSESDSGFEDVYPNQVSNARRGKDKKEKIVEKPLKNSYLLTQLSGNRKSYENNNKATNSQDPSSLAIDEIAVKALVSILNGYIENFLKDEDFRSALRHNCFSSLNFIHLEKEENNSETKVITSLEQAIECVEKTAAKDESISAIHLKRATMQLSIITGLSLNDLKYDFTCGIPNFKLSACAHLYLSVVYLMQRKKKISAKHLLQVFCDSPFQARTILLPDLWEHLFSPHLSHLKKWYNSKESEIVADTQTKARKLKILQKVYNENLDSGTRVFALYYKDWLGEGVETPTIPSIGIPSLSVTSRQASSFGHSFESGSSNEPFSPQAMVSKKLYDSFFGGYRKPEVYEVEEDEKDEDSFENCEKGSYGSTVVKKTLIYESETVKFMDQSSEDFTPSVQIHEFRKMQPNKISSNLEGSYSPSIPQEFICSLTRKIFEEPVTLESGQTFERKAIKAWFQKGNRTCPVTGNTLECVFMPFTNLILKRLIDNWKTEDFERLLDFASQAVQNSKELELKKRDETIVFKLQSLFASLKEEEKSTYAKHIISLGVFSFLFKRFELGNVEEKSHVLEILLNCIQADSSCIYKIARSVDRKILHELLHNKMVTPTTNAIVFLTELLSMKRRKDVTFFLSGLVGEDVYSTMHIVLMYLKNCFPIEKPLVAVLLLHFDLLVEPQKLGIYIETAVNAIADALDAGLDDEKIQKKCCKALLILCGHFSTTGKIITDTTVLKQAGYKNGSSELKSPSYDEEDQQLDVTISSEDEEEERNEEFMINLLESLIGDGESPFLKTISRCLESRHLDLVRTCLITVTWLSSSLSKQYNAGLHLPAFLAVISQLKEILLNSELELKTLASMSLFNFSKISECRTLLKIMAQDMAPILHGLVDVIWTAKKLHAILM from the exons ATGGCTTCATCTTTGCAGGAGCTTCTTGCAAAGGAAGGATTCAAAGGAAGCAGCAAAAGAGTGCTAAAGTCAAGATCTTCTTTCCACCATGGTGCTTCAAGCGATCCGCTTCATTCCTTGGAAGAGAGACTCTGCGTATCATCGAGCGAACGAATCAAAACACAGAAAGCAAAGTCTAAAACAGCCTCAAGGTATCAAATCAGCAGTACAAATGATAGTAAGAACACAAGATCAAGGGATAGTAATAACAATGTCTTTATAGGAAACAAGATAAGTCACGAACGGTTGAAGAACGATGAAACTAAGAAGAACGAGTCTTACGATTCATCAGAAAGTGATAGTGGATTTGAAGATGTTTATCCAAATCAAGTGTCAAATGCGAGAAGAGGCAAAGACAAGAAGGAAAAAATCGTGGAAAAGCCGTTGAAGAATTCATATTTGTTGACACAATTGAGTGGAAATAGAAAGAGCTATGAAAATAACAATAAAGCTACGAATTCGCAAGATCCTTCTAGTCTTGCTATAGATGAAATTGCTGTGAAAGCACTAGTTTCAATTCTGAATGGATACATAGAAAATTTTCTAAAAGACGAAGATTTTCGGTCCGCGTTACGCCACAATTGTTTCTCCTCCTTGAACTTCATTCATCTCGAGAAAGAAGAAAACAACTCCGAGACCAAAGTGATTACGAGTCTCGAGCAAGCAATTGAGTGCGTGGAGAAAACGGCTGCGAAAGACGAATCCATATCTGCAATACATTTGAAAAGAGCAACAATGCAGCTTAGTATTATCACAGGTTTGAGTTTGAATGATCTCAAATACGATTTTACGTGCGGGATTCCGAATTTCAAGTTATCAGCCTGTGCTCATCTTTACCTCAGTGTGGTCTATTTGATgcaaagaaaaaagaaaatcTCCGCGAAACATCTTTTGCAAGTCTTTTGCGATTCGCCTTTTCAGGCGAGGACGATATTGTTGCCTGATCTTTGGGAGCATCTATTTTCGCCGCATCTTTCTCATTTGAAGAAATGGTATAATAGCAAAGAAAGTGAAATTGTTGCAGATACACAAACCAAAGCACGAAAGCTAAAGATTCTTCAAAAAGTTTATAATGAAAATTTGGATTCAGGAACTCGAGTTTTCGCTTTATATTACAAAGATTGGCTCGGTGAAGGAGTTGAAACTCCAACTATTCCTTCTATTGGAATTCCGTCATTATCCGTTACGAGTAGACAG GCAAGTTCGTTCGGTCATTCTTTTGAGTCTGGTAGCTCCAACGAACCATTCTCGCCACAGGCGATGGTAAGCAAGAAACTATATGATTCGTTCTTTGGCGGATATAGGAAACCTGAAGTTTATGAAGTTGAAGAAGACGAGAAGGATGAAGATAGTTTTGAAAATTGCGAGAAAGGCTCTTATGGCTCAACCGTCGTTAAAAAAACGTTGATATACGAATCCGAAACTGTTAAGTTTATGGATCAAAGTAGTGAAGATTTTACTCCAAGTGTTCAAATTCACGAATTCAGAAAGATGCAGCCGAATAAGATCAGCTCTAATCTTGAAG GATCGTATTCTCCAAGCATTCCGCAGGAATTTATCTGTTCTTTGACACGAAAGATCTTTGAGGAACCCGTCACGTTAGAGTCAGGCCAAACCTTCGAACGGAAAGCTATCAAGGCATGGTTTCAAAAGGGAAACAGAACTTGTCCGGTAACAGGAAATACTTTAGAATGCGTGTTCATGCCGTTTACGAACCTTATTTTGAAGCGTTTGATCGATAACTGGAAGACAGAAGATTTCGAGCGTCTTCTTGATTTCGCCTCTCAAGCAGTCCAAAACTCAAAAGAACTTGAGTTGAAAAAGCGCGACGAGACTATTGTTTTCAAGTTACAAAGTCTTTTCGCTTCCttgaaagaagaagaaaagtcAACTTATGCTAAGCATATAATCTCTTTAGGAgttttttcatttctttttaaGAGGTTTGAACTTGGAAACGTCGAAGAAAAATCGCATGTGCTGGAGATTTTGTTAAATTGTATTCAAGCAGATTCTAGTTGCATATATAAGATCGCAAGAAGCGTCGACAGAAAAATTCTTCATGAGCTTCTTCATAACAAGATGGTTACTCCAACAACAAATGCAATAGTTTTCCTTACGGAACTTTTGTCGATGAAGAG GAGAAAAGATGTTACTTTTTTCCTAAGTGGCTTGGTGGGTGAAGATGTATACAGTACAATGCATATTGTGCTTATGTATCTCAAGAATTGTTTTCCAATTGAAAAGCCTCTCGTTGCGGTTCTCTTATTGCACTTCGATTTACTG GTTGAGCCTCAAAAGTTAGGCATATACATCGAGACGGCTGTGAATGCCATTGCAGATGCTCTTGATGCAGGCTTAGATGATGAGAAGATCCAAAAGAAGTGTTGCAAAGCTCTTTTAATCTTGTGTGGCCATTTTTCTACCACCGGAAAGATAATAACCGATACCACCGTCTTAAAGCAAGCTGGTTATAAAAATGGTAGCTCGGAATTGAAATCTCCTAGCTATGATGAAGAGGATCAACAGTTAGATGTAACCATTTCATCG gaagatgaggaagaagaaaGGAATGAAGAGTTCATGATAAACTTGTTAGAATCGTTGATCGGCGACGGAGAAAGTCCGTTTTTGAAAACCATATCTAGATGTTTAGAATCTAGACATTTAGATTTGGTGAGGACTTGTCTTATAACTGTCACATGGTTGAGTTCCTCACTTTCTAAACAATATAACGCCGGATTGCATCTTCCCGCATTCTTAGCCGTCATCTCTCAACTGAAAGAAATCCTTCTAAACAGCGAACTCGAGCTCAAAACTCTCGCATCTATGTCATTGTTTAACTTCAGTAAAATATCAG AATGCCGAACACTTTTGAAGATTATGGCGCAAGATATGGCTCCGATTCTTCATGGACTAGTTGATGTAATATGGACCGCGAAGAAACTACATGCGATTTTGATGTAA